A genomic segment from Nicotiana tabacum cultivar K326 chromosome 7, ASM71507v2, whole genome shotgun sequence encodes:
- the LOC107806588 gene encoding purple acid phosphatase 15 isoform X2 gives MKYSGVVVVSILVWFLVFVSLVEVNKGQIPTTVDGPFKPVTVPLDQSFRGHAVDLPDTDPRVQRTVKGFEPEQISVSLSSTYDSVWISWITGEYQIGDNIKPLDPSKVGSVVQYGKDKSSLRHKAIGESLIYNQLYPFEGLQNYTSGIIHHVQLTGLKPNTLYYYRCGDPSIPAMSTIYHFKTMPISSPKSYPKRIAIVGDLGLTYNTTSTVSHLMENNPDLVLLVGDVTYANLYLSNGTGSDCYSCSFNDTPIHETYQPRWDYWGRYMQPLVSKIPIMVEEGNHEIEEQAENQTFAAYRSRFAYPSKESGSSSPFYYSFNAGGIHFIMLGGYVAYNKSDDQYMWLERDLANVDRRVTPWLVATWHPPWYSTYTAHYREAECMKVAMEDLLYEYGVDLVFNGHVHAYERSNRVYNYTLDPCGPVYITVGDGGNREKMAIEHADEPGKCPKPDSTPDKFMGGFCAYNFTSGPAAGNFCWDQQPDYSAYRESSFGHGILEVKNETHALWTWHRNQDMYNKAGDIIYIVRQPEKCPVKPKVFY, from the exons ATGAAGTATTCTGGGGTGGTTGTTGTGTCAATcttggtttggtttttggtttttgTTAGTCTTGTTGAGGTTAATAAGGGTCAAATTCCAACCACAGTTGATGGACCTTTTAAGCCAGTGACTGTACCTTTGGACCAAAGTTTCAGGGGACATGCTGTTGATTTGCCAGACACTGATCCCAGAGTTCAAAGGACTGTTAAAGGATTTGAGCCTGAACAGATATCTGTTTCCCTTTCTTCTACTTATGACTCTGTTTGGATTTCTTGGATTACAG GGGAATATCAAATTGGTGACAACATTAAACCATTGGATCCAAGTAAAGTTGGCAGTGTTGTTCAATATGGGAAAGATAAATCCTCGTTAAGGCACAAAGCAATTGGCGAGTCCCTTATTTATAATCAACTTTATCCATTTGAAGGACTTCAGAACTACACTTCTGGAATCATACACCATGTTCAACTTACAG GGTTGAAACCAAATACATTATACTATTATCGATGTGGAGATCCTTCTATACCAGCTATGAGTACTATCTACCATTTCAAGACCATGCCTATTTCTTCTCCAAAGAGCTACCCAAAGAGAATAGCAATTGTAGGGGACCTCGGTCTAACGTACAATACCACTTCCACTGTTAGCCATTTGATGGAGAACAATCCAGATCTTGTTCTATTGGTTGGAGATGTCACATATGCTAATTTGTATCTCTCGAACGGAACTGGTTCAGATTGCTATTCGTGCTCATTTAACGACACTCCGATACACGAGACCTATCAGCCTCGGTGGGACTATTGGGGAAG ATATATGCAACCGCTGGTGTCCAAAATTCCTATCATGGTGGAGGAGGGGAACCATGAGATAGAAGAACAAGCTGAAAATCAGACATTTGCAGCCTATCGTTCTCGCTTTGCATACCCATCAAAAGAAAGTGGATCATCCTCCCCATTTTACTATTCTTTTAATGCGGGTGGCATACACTTCATCATGCTCGGAGGATATGTCGCCTATAATAAGTCAG ATGATCAATACATGTGGTTGGAGAGGGACTTGGCTAATGTTGATAGGAGAGTTACTCCGTGGCTGGTTGCCACTTGGCATCCACCTTGGTACTCTACTTACACGGCACACTATCGAGAAGCTGAATGTATGAAGGTAGCGATGGAAGATTTGCTGTACGAGTATGGTGTCGATTTAGTCTTCAATGGACAT GTTCATGCTTATGAAAGGTCAAACAGAGTCTATAACTACACACTGGATCCTTGTGGTCCAGTCTATATAACTGTCGGTGATGGTGGAAACCGCGAGAAGATGGCAATTGAACATGCTGATGAGCCAGGGAAATGTCCAAAACCAGATAGCACCCCGGACAAATTTATGGGCGGATTCTGTGCCTATAATTTTACATCAGGTCCAGCTGCTGGTAACTTTTGTTGGGATCAACAACCTGATTATAGCGCATACCGAGAAAGTAGCTTCGGCCATGGAATACTAGAG GTGAAAAATGAGACACATGCTCTATGGACATGGCATAGGAATCAGGATATGTACAATAAAGCTGGAGATATAATTTACATAGTCAGGCAACCTGAGAAATGCCCTGTTAAACCTAAG GTTTTCTATTAA
- the LOC107806588 gene encoding purple acid phosphatase 15 isoform X1 encodes MKYSGVVVVSILVWFLVFVSLVEVNKGQIPTTVDGPFKPVTVPLDQSFRGHAVDLPDTDPRVQRTVKGFEPEQISVSLSSTYDSVWISWITGEYQIGDNIKPLDPSKVGSVVQYGKDKSSLRHKAIGESLIYNQLYPFEGLQNYTSGIIHHVQLTGLKPNTLYYYRCGDPSIPAMSTIYHFKTMPISSPKSYPKRIAIVGDLGLTYNTTSTVSHLMENNPDLVLLVGDVTYANLYLSNGTGSDCYSCSFNDTPIHETYQPRWDYWGRYMQPLVSKIPIMVEEGNHEIEEQAENQTFAAYRSRFAYPSKESGSSSPFYYSFNAGGIHFIMLGGYVAYNKSDDQYMWLERDLANVDRRVTPWLVATWHPPWYSTYTAHYREAECMKVAMEDLLYEYGVDLVFNGHVHAYERSNRVYNYTLDPCGPVYITVGDGGNREKMAIEHADEPGKCPKPDSTPDKFMGGFCAYNFTSGPAAGNFCWDQQPDYSAYRESSFGHGILEVKNETHALWTWHRNQDMYNKAGDIIYIVRQPEKCPVKPKVIKPWPIGKYQFNWI; translated from the exons ATGAAGTATTCTGGGGTGGTTGTTGTGTCAATcttggtttggtttttggtttttgTTAGTCTTGTTGAGGTTAATAAGGGTCAAATTCCAACCACAGTTGATGGACCTTTTAAGCCAGTGACTGTACCTTTGGACCAAAGTTTCAGGGGACATGCTGTTGATTTGCCAGACACTGATCCCAGAGTTCAAAGGACTGTTAAAGGATTTGAGCCTGAACAGATATCTGTTTCCCTTTCTTCTACTTATGACTCTGTTTGGATTTCTTGGATTACAG GGGAATATCAAATTGGTGACAACATTAAACCATTGGATCCAAGTAAAGTTGGCAGTGTTGTTCAATATGGGAAAGATAAATCCTCGTTAAGGCACAAAGCAATTGGCGAGTCCCTTATTTATAATCAACTTTATCCATTTGAAGGACTTCAGAACTACACTTCTGGAATCATACACCATGTTCAACTTACAG GGTTGAAACCAAATACATTATACTATTATCGATGTGGAGATCCTTCTATACCAGCTATGAGTACTATCTACCATTTCAAGACCATGCCTATTTCTTCTCCAAAGAGCTACCCAAAGAGAATAGCAATTGTAGGGGACCTCGGTCTAACGTACAATACCACTTCCACTGTTAGCCATTTGATGGAGAACAATCCAGATCTTGTTCTATTGGTTGGAGATGTCACATATGCTAATTTGTATCTCTCGAACGGAACTGGTTCAGATTGCTATTCGTGCTCATTTAACGACACTCCGATACACGAGACCTATCAGCCTCGGTGGGACTATTGGGGAAG ATATATGCAACCGCTGGTGTCCAAAATTCCTATCATGGTGGAGGAGGGGAACCATGAGATAGAAGAACAAGCTGAAAATCAGACATTTGCAGCCTATCGTTCTCGCTTTGCATACCCATCAAAAGAAAGTGGATCATCCTCCCCATTTTACTATTCTTTTAATGCGGGTGGCATACACTTCATCATGCTCGGAGGATATGTCGCCTATAATAAGTCAG ATGATCAATACATGTGGTTGGAGAGGGACTTGGCTAATGTTGATAGGAGAGTTACTCCGTGGCTGGTTGCCACTTGGCATCCACCTTGGTACTCTACTTACACGGCACACTATCGAGAAGCTGAATGTATGAAGGTAGCGATGGAAGATTTGCTGTACGAGTATGGTGTCGATTTAGTCTTCAATGGACAT GTTCATGCTTATGAAAGGTCAAACAGAGTCTATAACTACACACTGGATCCTTGTGGTCCAGTCTATATAACTGTCGGTGATGGTGGAAACCGCGAGAAGATGGCAATTGAACATGCTGATGAGCCAGGGAAATGTCCAAAACCAGATAGCACCCCGGACAAATTTATGGGCGGATTCTGTGCCTATAATTTTACATCAGGTCCAGCTGCTGGTAACTTTTGTTGGGATCAACAACCTGATTATAGCGCATACCGAGAAAGTAGCTTCGGCCATGGAATACTAGAG GTGAAAAATGAGACACATGCTCTATGGACATGGCATAGGAATCAGGATATGTACAATAAAGCTGGAGATATAATTTACATAGTCAGGCAACCTGAGAAATGCCCTGTTAAACCTAAGGTAATTAAACCCTGGCCAATTGGAAAATACCAATTTAATTGGATTTAG